Proteins encoded by one window of Myxococcus guangdongensis:
- a CDS encoding RagB/SusD family nutrient uptake outer membrane protein: MNKYQTKKTLLALCAAVGLGGCGSLDIGDLNNPSLDAFRDNPTVSGINSASTGLLLGHRAGVSAPNGYVAQLGVIGREAYVFDPADPRAIDEMLGPILDPGAAAFGGNYWTGPYANIRNANTLLAALEKVAGLSDAQKEGVRGFAKTMQALDFLVVINTRDTNGAPIDVDRPLGADLAPIVGKAEVFAHIAGLLDTAAGHLDNAGASFSFRLSTGFNGFDTPATFRTFNRAVRARVAVYMGRNEDALTALSQSFIASNAPAEDGAKAAALASLNIGVYHVFRAASGDADNGLLATTVFAHPSIATDAETVGAGGPVDDRVTRKTTKLDAPVSAADGKLTTDLRFTLYTSADASVPIIRNEELILLRAEANLGLGQIGPAVDDINYIRTRSGRLPARADITAENALDELLKQKRYSLMFEGGHRWIDMRRYGKLDELPRNLDPNVPPHSFFPIPVAEVNGRQ, translated from the coding sequence ATGAACAAGTACCAGACGAAGAAGACCCTCTTGGCGTTGTGCGCGGCGGTGGGCCTGGGCGGCTGCGGCAGCCTGGACATCGGCGACCTCAACAACCCCAGCCTGGACGCCTTCCGCGACAACCCCACCGTCTCCGGCATCAACAGCGCGTCCACGGGCCTGCTCCTGGGTCACCGCGCGGGCGTGTCGGCGCCGAACGGCTACGTCGCGCAACTGGGCGTCATCGGCCGCGAGGCGTACGTGTTCGACCCCGCGGACCCGCGCGCCATCGACGAGATGCTCGGCCCCATCCTGGACCCGGGCGCCGCCGCCTTCGGTGGCAACTACTGGACCGGGCCCTACGCCAACATCCGCAACGCCAACACGCTGCTGGCGGCGCTGGAGAAGGTGGCGGGCCTGTCGGACGCGCAGAAGGAGGGCGTGCGCGGCTTCGCGAAGACGATGCAGGCGCTCGACTTCCTGGTGGTCATCAACACGCGTGACACCAACGGCGCCCCCATCGACGTGGACCGCCCGCTGGGCGCGGACCTGGCCCCCATCGTGGGCAAGGCCGAGGTGTTCGCCCACATCGCCGGGCTGCTCGACACGGCCGCGGGCCACCTGGACAACGCCGGGGCCAGCTTCTCGTTCCGGCTGAGCACGGGCTTCAACGGCTTCGACACGCCGGCGACGTTCCGCACGTTCAACCGCGCCGTCCGCGCGCGCGTGGCCGTGTACATGGGCCGCAACGAGGACGCGCTCACCGCGCTGAGCCAGTCCTTCATCGCCTCCAACGCCCCAGCCGAGGACGGCGCGAAGGCGGCGGCGCTCGCCTCGCTCAACATCGGCGTCTACCACGTCTTCCGCGCGGCCTCCGGCGACGCGGACAACGGCCTGCTGGCCACCACCGTGTTCGCCCACCCGTCCATCGCGACGGACGCGGAGACCGTGGGCGCGGGGGGTCCGGTGGATGACCGCGTGACGCGCAAGACGACCAAGCTCGACGCCCCTGTCAGCGCGGCGGACGGCAAGCTGACGACGGACCTGCGCTTCACGCTGTACACGTCCGCGGACGCGTCGGTGCCCATCATCCGCAACGAGGAGCTCATCCTCCTGCGCGCCGAGGCCAACCTCGGCCTGGGCCAGATTGGCCCCGCCGTGGATGACATCAACTACATCCGCACCCGCTCCGGCCGCCTGCCGGCGCGCGCGGACATCACCGCGGAGAACGCCCTGGACGAGCTGCTCAAGCAGAAGCGCTACTCGCTGATGTTCGAGGGCGGCCACCGGTGGATCGACATGCGCCGCTACGGGAAGCTGGACGAGCTGCCGCGCAACCTGGACCCCAACGTCCCGCCGCACTCGTTCTTCCCCATCCCCGTCGCCGAGGTCAACGGACGGCAGTAG
- a CDS encoding NAD(P)-dependent oxidoreductase, with protein MKVGFVGLGNMGLPMAKSLLGAGHALTVWNRSPARGEPLVKQGARMAATPADAARGADVVFSMLADDVAAEAVSVGPQGILEGLGKGAVHVSSSTISVALSQRLTDAHASAGQGYVAAPVFGRPEAAEAKQLWVVAAGAQVDVERVKPLLQSLGRGLTVLGERASMANVVKLSGNFLIASMMEALAEAFAFTRKSGVEPRQFLEVFQSVFAGSPIFANYARAIAEERYSPAGFALRLGLKDVGLVLEAARAAEVPMPLASLVKDQYLGGVAQGHGDLDWSALGALVAERAGLGKPPR; from the coding sequence ATGAAGGTGGGATTCGTGGGACTGGGCAACATGGGGCTGCCCATGGCGAAGAGCCTGCTCGGCGCCGGACATGCGCTGACGGTGTGGAACCGCTCGCCGGCGCGAGGCGAGCCGCTGGTGAAGCAGGGCGCGCGCATGGCGGCGACGCCCGCGGACGCGGCCCGGGGCGCGGACGTGGTGTTCAGCATGCTCGCGGACGACGTGGCGGCGGAGGCCGTGTCCGTGGGCCCCCAGGGCATCCTCGAGGGCCTGGGCAAGGGCGCGGTGCACGTCTCCTCCAGCACCATCTCCGTGGCGCTCTCCCAGCGCCTGACAGACGCGCACGCCAGCGCGGGGCAGGGCTATGTGGCCGCGCCCGTGTTCGGCCGTCCCGAGGCCGCCGAGGCGAAGCAATTGTGGGTGGTGGCCGCGGGCGCGCAGGTGGACGTGGAGCGCGTCAAGCCGCTGCTCCAGTCGCTGGGCCGGGGGCTCACCGTGCTGGGTGAGCGCGCCTCCATGGCCAACGTGGTGAAGCTGTCGGGCAACTTCCTCATCGCGTCGATGATGGAGGCGCTCGCGGAGGCGTTCGCCTTCACGCGCAAGTCCGGCGTCGAACCCCGGCAGTTCCTGGAGGTGTTCCAGTCCGTCTTCGCAGGCTCTCCCATCTTCGCCAACTACGCCCGCGCCATCGCGGAGGAGCGCTACTCCCCGGCGGGCTTCGCCCTGCGGCTGGGGCTCAAGGACGTGGGGCTGGTGCTGGAGGCGGCGCGCGCGGCGGAGGTGCCCATGCCGCTGGCCAGTCTCGTGAAGGACCAGTACCTGGGCGGCGTGGCCCAGGGACATGGGGACCTGGACTGGTCCGCGCTGGGCGCGCTCGTCGCGGAGCGCGCGGGGCTGGGCAAGCCTCCTCGTTGA
- a CDS encoding putative ABC exporter domain-containing protein has protein sequence MSFPGAVLFLWLASTRNRLRLQVLRLRKPRYLVGAAVGLFYIYSLFLRRLDFTGPVGAVPPGVRLFAELSLVGSVLVTLFSAWALGPDRPSLTFTETEVVQLFPAPVTRRSLLHYKLARGAMGAAMGALFATLFVGRVVSPEPALFFTGAFLSLGTLYLHGIAASFMRTRWAARGRRGQVERWVGVGLVLAAVVMGVFATLETHPFPRTVGTPGALRHWVEAVMASPGLSAVLWPGRLLVAPSLARDTSAFWSALPPVLVLAVAHYVWVRLAEVPFEETAVTQAEARVREQSQRLAGVLVRKGGLGARKAPFTLSARGRPEVALIWKNLITRKRMAGGVWTVMAPLLLAAVIVSVMGESNVFTDTRRVVGPMATLLAVMMTVVGPSAFRMDLRMDLPKLDLLRALPLSGWQVVGAELAASALVVGGLQLGLLAVGLVCGPGAEDDWLTTYWWPGGLALAPLLPSVALAGLFVQNGAVVLFPAWVPADRMGSARGIEALGQRLLTLVGSLVVSLLGLVPAALVGSLVAFVAWSSLDLWALPLAGLSAAAVLLTEVGLGVLWLGRAFEHLDVSEDRPE, from the coding sequence GTGAGCTTCCCGGGCGCGGTGCTCTTCCTCTGGCTTGCGTCCACGCGCAACCGCCTCCGACTCCAGGTGCTGCGGCTGCGCAAGCCCCGCTACCTCGTGGGCGCGGCGGTGGGCCTGTTCTACATCTACTCGCTCTTCCTGCGCCGGCTGGACTTCACGGGGCCGGTGGGCGCGGTGCCTCCGGGCGTGAGGCTGTTCGCGGAGCTGTCGCTGGTGGGCTCGGTGCTCGTCACGCTGTTCTCCGCGTGGGCGCTGGGGCCGGACCGGCCCTCGCTGACCTTCACGGAGACGGAGGTGGTGCAGCTGTTCCCCGCGCCCGTCACCCGGCGCTCGCTGTTGCACTACAAGCTGGCCCGAGGGGCGATGGGCGCGGCGATGGGCGCGCTGTTCGCCACGCTGTTCGTCGGCCGCGTGGTGAGCCCCGAGCCCGCGCTCTTCTTCACCGGGGCCTTCCTGTCGCTCGGCACGCTGTACCTGCACGGCATCGCGGCGTCCTTCATGCGCACGCGCTGGGCGGCCCGGGGACGGCGAGGGCAGGTGGAGCGCTGGGTGGGCGTGGGGTTGGTGCTCGCCGCGGTGGTGATGGGGGTGTTCGCCACGCTGGAGACGCACCCGTTCCCCAGGACCGTGGGGACGCCGGGGGCGTTGCGGCACTGGGTGGAGGCGGTGATGGCCTCACCAGGGCTGAGCGCGGTGCTGTGGCCCGGCAGGCTCCTGGTGGCGCCCTCGCTGGCGCGCGACACGTCGGCCTTCTGGAGCGCGCTGCCGCCCGTGCTGGTGTTGGCCGTGGCGCACTACGTCTGGGTGCGACTGGCGGAGGTGCCCTTCGAGGAGACGGCGGTGACGCAGGCGGAGGCGCGCGTGCGCGAGCAGTCCCAGCGGCTCGCCGGGGTGCTCGTGCGCAAGGGCGGGCTGGGGGCTCGCAAGGCGCCCTTCACGCTGTCGGCGCGGGGGCGCCCCGAGGTGGCGCTCATCTGGAAGAACCTCATCACCCGCAAGCGGATGGCGGGCGGGGTGTGGACGGTGATGGCGCCGCTGCTGCTCGCCGCCGTCATCGTGTCGGTGATGGGCGAGTCGAACGTGTTCACCGACACGCGCCGCGTGGTGGGGCCCATGGCCACGCTGCTGGCGGTGATGATGACGGTGGTGGGGCCGAGCGCGTTCCGCATGGACCTGCGCATGGACCTGCCGAAGCTGGACCTGCTGCGCGCCTTGCCGCTCTCGGGCTGGCAGGTGGTGGGCGCGGAGCTGGCGGCGTCGGCGCTGGTGGTGGGCGGCCTGCAACTGGGGCTGCTCGCGGTGGGCCTCGTCTGTGGCCCGGGCGCCGAGGACGACTGGCTCACGACGTACTGGTGGCCCGGTGGATTGGCGTTGGCGCCGCTGTTGCCCTCGGTGGCGCTGGCGGGGCTGTTCGTCCAGAACGGGGCGGTGGTGCTGTTCCCCGCGTGGGTGCCCGCGGACCGGATGGGCAGCGCGCGCGGCATCGAGGCCTTGGGCCAGCGCCTGCTGACGCTGGTGGGCTCGCTCGTGGTGTCCCTGCTGGGGCTGGTGCCCGCGGCGCTGGTGGGCTCGCTGGTGGCCTTCGTGGCCTGGAGCTCGCTGGACCTCTGGGCGCTGCCGCTGGCGGGGCTGTCGGCGGCGGCCGTGCTGCTGACGGAGGTGGGGCTGGGCGTGCTCTGGCTGGGCCGCGCTTTCGAACACCTGGACGTCTCCGAGGACCGCCCGGAGTAG
- a CDS encoding ABC transporter ATP-binding protein, which produces MDFVLRVAGLEKRYGAVTAVQGLHFNVAPGEVLGLVGPNGAGKTSTLRCLAGILPPSAGKVIVAGYDLGKDAVEAKRELAFLPDEPRFFDYLTVWEHLNFTARLYGVEDWEARGRALLEEMELTGKEKALPGELSRGMKQKLSIACGFLHSPRLILLDEPLTGLDPIGIRRMKDSLRRRAEEGAALVLSSHLLPLVEELCHRLLVIAGGRAMALGSLEEIRARLSGPDAGSASLEDLFVRITSGAGTEMSGP; this is translated from the coding sequence ATGGACTTCGTCCTGCGGGTGGCGGGCCTGGAGAAGCGCTACGGCGCGGTGACGGCGGTGCAGGGCCTGCACTTCAACGTGGCGCCCGGCGAGGTGCTGGGCCTGGTGGGGCCCAACGGCGCGGGGAAGACGTCCACGCTGCGCTGTCTGGCCGGCATCCTCCCGCCCTCGGCGGGCAAGGTCATCGTGGCGGGCTATGACCTGGGCAAGGACGCGGTGGAGGCCAAGCGCGAGCTGGCCTTCCTGCCCGACGAGCCGCGCTTCTTCGACTACCTCACGGTGTGGGAGCACCTGAACTTCACCGCGCGGCTCTACGGCGTGGAGGACTGGGAGGCGCGGGGTCGCGCGCTGCTGGAGGAGATGGAGCTGACGGGTAAGGAGAAGGCGCTGCCCGGAGAGCTGTCGCGCGGCATGAAGCAGAAGCTGTCCATCGCGTGCGGCTTCCTGCACTCGCCCCGGCTCATCCTGCTCGACGAGCCGCTCACGGGCCTGGACCCCATCGGCATCCGGCGCATGAAGGACTCGCTGCGGCGGCGCGCGGAGGAGGGCGCGGCGCTGGTGTTGTCCTCGCACCTGTTGCCGCTGGTGGAGGAGCTGTGTCACCGGCTGCTGGTGATTGCCGGAGGGCGGGCCATGGCGCTCGGCAGCCTGGAGGAGATTCGCGCGCGGCTGAGTGGACCGGACGCGGGCAGCGCGTCGCTCGAGGACCTCTTCGTGCGCATCACCAGCGGCGCGGGGACGGAGATGTCCGGGCCGTGA
- a CDS encoding response regulator has protein sequence MTQQIRALVVDDSQAMRRSIMYALQRISGMVCTEAQDGAEGLKKLTQGRFDLVLTDINMPLMDGLKLIHHIRQATDHRGVPIVVITTEGAAADRERALALGASAYLVKPVQAKVVMDTVKDLLKLA, from the coding sequence ATGACGCAGCAGATTCGAGCCCTCGTCGTCGACGACTCGCAGGCGATGCGACGCAGCATCATGTACGCGTTGCAGCGCATCAGCGGGATGGTCTGCACCGAGGCGCAGGATGGCGCCGAGGGGCTCAAGAAGTTGACCCAGGGCCGCTTCGACCTGGTGCTCACGGACATCAACATGCCGTTGATGGACGGGCTGAAGCTCATCCACCACATCCGTCAGGCCACGGACCATCGCGGCGTGCCCATCGTCGTCATCACGACGGAAGGCGCGGCGGCGGACCGGGAGCGGGCGTTGGCGCTGGGGGCCAGTGCGTACCTGGTCAAGCCCGTGCAGGCCAAGGTGGTGATGGACACCGTCAAGGATTTGCTGAAGCTGGCCTGA
- a CDS encoding protein-glutamate methylesterase/protein-glutamine glutaminase: MSERGTVSVLVIDDSAHNRHTLTTLLESAPDVRVLDRAADGEEGLKKVLELKPDVVTLDLEMPKLGGYTFLRLLMRTAPTPVIVISSYAHRSDVFKALELGAFDFIAKPARGTPEELEGLRVELLDKVRAALHVRPGQRHASPGARALAVAGELPLVVAIGASTGGPPAVQRVLEGLAAEPTPCVLVSQHMPAQFTRAFADRLDRIGPFIVTEASEGDVVQPGHVYIAPGGRHLVVVDRGTRLELHTPPPTPVDKYAPSVDRLFTSVAQVLGSRALAVVLTGMGADGAQGAREVQRAGGEVWAESEETAVVYGMPGEAVATGAVKRVLRLGEIGPALASLARRRR; encoded by the coding sequence ATGAGCGAGCGGGGCACGGTCTCGGTGCTCGTCATCGACGACTCCGCGCACAACCGGCACACGCTCACCACGCTGCTGGAGTCCGCGCCGGACGTGCGCGTGCTGGACCGCGCGGCCGACGGCGAGGAGGGCCTCAAGAAGGTCCTGGAGCTCAAGCCGGACGTGGTGACGCTGGATTTGGAGATGCCCAAGCTGGGCGGCTACACGTTCCTGCGGCTGCTCATGCGCACGGCGCCCACGCCCGTCATCGTCATCTCCAGCTACGCGCATCGCTCGGATGTCTTCAAGGCGCTGGAGCTGGGCGCCTTCGACTTCATCGCCAAGCCCGCGCGCGGCACGCCCGAGGAGCTGGAAGGGCTGCGCGTGGAGCTGCTCGACAAGGTGCGCGCGGCCCTGCACGTGCGGCCGGGACAGCGCCATGCGTCGCCCGGGGCGCGCGCGCTGGCGGTGGCTGGCGAGCTGCCCCTGGTGGTGGCCATCGGCGCGTCCACGGGAGGCCCTCCGGCGGTGCAGCGCGTGCTGGAGGGGCTGGCCGCGGAGCCGACGCCCTGCGTGCTGGTGAGCCAGCACATGCCCGCGCAGTTCACCCGGGCCTTCGCGGACCGGTTGGACCGGATTGGCCCCTTCATCGTGACGGAGGCGAGCGAGGGGGACGTGGTGCAGCCCGGCCACGTGTACATCGCGCCCGGGGGGCGGCACCTGGTGGTGGTGGACCGGGGCACGCGTCTGGAGTTGCACACGCCCCCGCCGACGCCCGTGGACAAGTACGCGCCGAGCGTGGACCGGCTCTTCACCAGCGTGGCGCAGGTGCTGGGCTCGCGCGCGCTGGCGGTGGTGCTGACGGGCATGGGGGCGGACGGGGCGCAGGGGGCGCGCGAGGTGCAGCGCGCGGGGGGCGAGGTCTGGGCGGAGTCGGAGGAGACCGCGGTCGTGTACGGCATGCCGGGCGAGGCGGTGGCGACCGGGGCGGTGAAGCGGGTGCTGCGACTGGGGGAAATCGGACCCGCGCTCGCCTCGCTGGCCCGCCGCCGACGGTGA
- a CDS encoding CheR family methyltransferase — MARFDDSRPEMTAEEFRLLRDHVYAHCGILVHEDMKFVMERRLWPRLETLGVPDFSAYHRYLRYDANRHAELEAAVESLTTHETYFFREPSQLKAFREELLPVLEKRNARTKRLRLWSAGCSSGEEAYTLAMVLRDEPRFEGWDVEVYGSDISRRVLTMARRAEYGPSALRATSADLLERFFVPAGNTKVRVRDDVRAMVSFGHHNLLDEAGSQLVMKMDAVFCRNVMIYFDQSARRKVLRILRDRLVPGGYLLLGHSENLLNLGADFELVHLRGDLVYRRPELPGLVGGEVR, encoded by the coding sequence GTGGCTCGCTTCGACGACAGTCGGCCGGAGATGACCGCGGAGGAGTTCCGGCTCCTGCGCGACCACGTGTACGCGCACTGCGGCATCCTCGTGCACGAGGACATGAAGTTCGTGATGGAGCGGCGGCTGTGGCCCCGGCTGGAGACGCTCGGCGTCCCGGACTTCAGCGCCTACCACCGCTACCTGCGCTACGACGCCAACCGGCACGCGGAGCTGGAGGCCGCCGTCGAGTCGCTCACCACGCACGAGACGTACTTCTTCCGCGAGCCCTCGCAGCTCAAGGCCTTCCGGGAGGAGCTGCTGCCCGTGCTCGAGAAGCGCAACGCGCGCACGAAGCGGCTGCGGCTGTGGTCCGCGGGGTGCTCCTCCGGCGAGGAGGCGTACACGCTGGCGATGGTCCTCAGGGACGAGCCCCGCTTCGAGGGCTGGGACGTGGAGGTGTACGGCTCGGACATCTCGCGGCGGGTGCTGACGATGGCGCGGCGCGCGGAGTACGGCCCGTCCGCGCTGCGCGCCACGTCCGCGGACCTGCTGGAGCGCTTCTTCGTCCCCGCGGGCAACACCAAGGTGCGCGTGCGAGACGATGTCCGCGCCATGGTGTCCTTCGGCCACCACAACCTGCTGGACGAGGCCGGCAGTCAGCTGGTGATGAAGATGGACGCGGTGTTCTGCCGCAACGTGATGATCTACTTCGACCAGTCCGCGCGCAGGAAGGTGCTGCGCATCCTCCGCGACAGGCTGGTGCCCGGGGGCTACCTGCTGTTGGGGCACTCGGAGAACCTGCTCAACCTGGGCGCGGACTTCGAGCTGGTGCACCTGCGCGGAGACCTGGTGTACCGCAGGCCCGAGCTGCCGGGGCTGGTGGGCGGTGAGGTCCGATGA
- a CDS encoding HEAT repeat domain-containing protein: MSHLPIFPAEEERYRALQELDPRAEGILDVLVTGLHDESWRVRHAAATGLQRLTPPEHVASRLVSVLGERGETGARNAAAEALAGLGPAALAPLVKLLGHLDPDQRKFAADILGQLGLGAAELPLVQALEDPDLNVRVAVAEALGRVGGEHAARALSRLLGDAEPLLRLSALEGLALLRRPPPLPVVVALLDDARLRRSAFRVLGLIPQVAATERLCQGLSSDARSIREAALAALGTQASLVEPSRRSELEAVILAALRRLPDAVTRLEQALEAEDVAVRSGALLAVAAMGEASLAVRVAEVAREDRLLRDVLGTLGRLGSEGGRLLLAAMADLSAPARAAAAEALVDLVDPGSVTPLCALLEWAEDDLRGVVVRALGRTRAPEAASPLVDLLRDPVTAGAATRALGVLAGSCRAAVLSALEDAVARRATPVAVTALGRVGGAPALPSLRALARDVDPRWRAAAVEVAGEVDGRVGRELARVALADEASPVRAAGARAMGRLGGTEAGALLRSALQDEDASVRRAAVEAVGESGAVDRVPELERLVRHPDGALAVAAVRALSRLGRVEAKVLREASGHPDEEVVKAVLSAGAVSREGVTLAVSLLEHPHWDVRAAAARVLGDSGGPECLEPARRVLETEPDALARQALADAVGRLSRR; the protein is encoded by the coding sequence ATGAGCCACCTGCCCATCTTCCCCGCGGAGGAGGAGCGCTACCGCGCGCTCCAGGAGTTGGATCCGCGAGCAGAGGGCATCCTCGACGTGCTCGTCACCGGCCTGCACGACGAGAGCTGGCGCGTGCGGCACGCGGCGGCGACGGGGCTTCAGCGGCTGACGCCTCCCGAGCACGTGGCCTCACGACTCGTCTCGGTGCTGGGCGAGCGCGGCGAGACGGGCGCGCGCAACGCCGCGGCGGAGGCCCTCGCGGGCCTGGGTCCGGCCGCGCTCGCGCCGCTGGTGAAGCTGCTGGGCCACCTGGACCCGGACCAGCGCAAGTTCGCCGCGGACATCCTCGGACAGTTGGGACTCGGCGCCGCGGAGCTTCCGCTCGTGCAGGCACTGGAGGACCCGGACCTGAACGTGCGCGTGGCCGTGGCGGAGGCGCTGGGGCGCGTGGGCGGGGAGCACGCGGCGCGCGCGTTGTCGCGGCTGCTCGGTGACGCGGAGCCGCTGCTGCGCCTGTCCGCGCTGGAGGGCCTGGCGCTCCTGCGTCGTCCTCCGCCGCTGCCCGTGGTGGTGGCGCTGCTGGATGACGCGAGGCTGCGGCGCAGCGCCTTCCGGGTGCTGGGCCTCATCCCCCAGGTGGCCGCCACGGAGCGGCTGTGTCAGGGCCTGTCGTCGGACGCCCGCTCGATTCGCGAGGCGGCCCTGGCGGCGCTCGGCACGCAGGCCTCGCTGGTGGAGCCGTCGCGTCGCAGTGAGCTGGAGGCCGTCATCCTCGCGGCGCTCCGGCGACTGCCGGACGCGGTGACGCGGCTGGAGCAGGCGCTGGAAGCGGAGGACGTGGCGGTGCGCTCCGGCGCGCTGCTCGCGGTGGCGGCGATGGGCGAGGCCTCGCTCGCGGTGCGGGTGGCGGAGGTGGCCCGCGAGGACCGGCTGCTGCGGGACGTGCTGGGCACGCTGGGGCGGCTGGGCTCGGAAGGAGGGCGGCTGCTGCTCGCGGCGATGGCGGACCTTTCCGCGCCGGCGAGGGCCGCCGCGGCCGAGGCGCTGGTGGACCTGGTGGACCCCGGCTCCGTCACGCCGCTGTGCGCGCTGTTGGAGTGGGCGGAGGATGATTTGCGCGGGGTGGTGGTGCGGGCGTTGGGGCGGACCCGCGCCCCGGAGGCGGCCAGCCCGCTGGTGGACCTGCTGCGGGATCCGGTGACGGCGGGCGCGGCGACGCGGGCGTTGGGCGTGCTCGCGGGGAGCTGCCGCGCGGCGGTGCTGTCGGCGCTGGAGGATGCGGTGGCGCGTCGGGCCACCCCCGTGGCGGTGACGGCGCTGGGCCGCGTGGGAGGCGCGCCCGCGCTGCCGTCGCTGCGTGCGCTCGCGCGGGATGTCGACCCGCGCTGGCGAGCGGCGGCGGTGGAAGTGGCCGGAGAGGTGGATGGCCGGGTCGGTCGGGAGCTGGCTCGCGTGGCGCTCGCGGACGAGGCCTCGCCCGTGCGGGCGGCGGGAGCTCGCGCGATGGGACGGTTGGGAGGCACGGAGGCGGGCGCGCTGCTGCGCTCCGCGCTCCAGGACGAGGACGCCTCCGTGAGGCGGGCCGCGGTGGAGGCGGTGGGGGAGAGCGGCGCGGTGGACCGCGTGCCGGAGCTGGAGCGACTGGTGCGCCATCCGGACGGCGCGCTGGCGGTGGCCGCGGTGCGGGCGCTGTCGAGGCTGGGTCGGGTGGAGGCGAAGGTGCTGCGGGAAGCGTCGGGGCATCCCGACGAGGAGGTGGTGAAGGCGGTGTTGTCCGCGGGTGCAGTGTCGCGGGAGGGTGTGACTCTGGCGGTATCCTTGCTGGAGCATCCCCACTGGGATGTGCGCGCCGCGGCGGCGCGAGTGCTGGGGGACTCGGGAGGGCCGGAGTGTCTGGAGCCGGCCCGGCGGGTGCTGGAGACGGAGCCGGACGCGCTGGCTCGACAGGCACTGGCGGACGCGGTGGGGCGCTTGTCGCGGCGCTGA
- a CDS encoding chemotaxis protein CheW, translated as MKDSVNLLSHHPSGVHEAPAGPPDTPVQLCAFFVGEDEYALDIQRVEEVLPLQRVTPIPHAPSFVEGVVHLRGVILPVVDLRKRLQGQPSVESRKARLLVCRLGARRVAVKVERVAEVLRARRGDIKPAPALTVAGRSPFVVGVCGPPDRLRLLLDLKALLRAELEREAIRPAR; from the coding sequence ATGAAGGACTCCGTCAACCTGCTGTCGCACCATCCTTCCGGCGTGCACGAGGCGCCCGCGGGACCCCCGGACACCCCGGTGCAGCTGTGCGCCTTCTTCGTGGGCGAGGACGAATACGCGCTCGACATCCAGCGTGTGGAAGAAGTGCTCCCGCTCCAGCGCGTGACGCCCATCCCCCACGCGCCCTCGTTCGTCGAGGGCGTGGTGCACCTGCGCGGCGTCATCCTGCCGGTGGTGGACCTGCGCAAGCGGTTGCAGGGGCAGCCCTCGGTGGAGTCGCGCAAGGCGAGGCTTCTGGTCTGCAGGTTGGGCGCGCGGCGGGTGGCGGTGAAGGTGGAGCGCGTGGCGGAGGTGCTGCGCGCGCGCCGGGGTGATATCAAGCCCGCGCCCGCGTTGACGGTGGCGGGGCGCTCGCCCTTCGTCGTGGGCGTGTGCGGTCCACCGGACCGGTTGCGACTGTTGCTGGACTTGAAGGCGCTGCTGCGCGCGGAGTTGGAGCGCGAGGCGATTCGTCCGGCGCGATGA